The following DNA comes from Oncorhynchus masou masou isolate Uvic2021 chromosome 21, UVic_Omas_1.1, whole genome shotgun sequence.
TAGAGGGAAGTGCCTGGGTAAGAGATTATCATTTCCTGTAAATCTCTCTCATTATGTTGTTTTCTATTGTAGTTTACTGTACTGTCAGTGTTGAGTTGTGCGCCTCAGTAtgctatgtgtctgtgtctgtggcaggggagagtgagaggcTTGGCCGTAATGTTTATAATGCATTCGATGCGACCAACGGAGAGTTTGCTGTAGTATACGAGTGGATCCTACGCTGGAACAAGAAGATTGGCAAGTTCTTCACCAGCGAGGAAAACGGGAAGATTGACAATTGTAAAAAGCAGGTGAGTAATTCCTTCCTGACTTCAGATGCTATAGTCATAGATTTCAAGATATTGTAACACAGATGCCTACACACTAAGTAATACCCTCTGTCCATGTCTTTATAGATCCATGGAGCAGAGAGTGAGCTGAACTCCCTGCTGAAGCTGGAGCACCCTAACCTGGTGCACTACCAGGCCCTGAGCTCCAGTGAGAGGGATGACTGCCTGGTGGTGGACCTGCTGGTGGAGTATGTCGGGGTCAGCAGCAGTCTGAGCCAGAGCCTGGCCAGCCAGACCGCCATCCCCCTAGAGCGCCTCCGCCTGCTCACCACCCAGCTCCTGGCTGCCCTCGACTACCTCCACTCCAACTCTGTTGTCCACAAACAGCTGGGCGCCTCTAGTGTGCTGCTGGACTACCAGGGCAATGTGCGTCTCACAGACTACAGCCTCTCCAAGAGACTAAGTGACATCTGCAATGAGGACATCTTTGTGCAGGCCCGCGTGCACTTCTGTGAGGACACCCTGCCCACCAAGGCTGGGAAGAAAGGGGATGTATGGAGCATGGGGCTTATGCTGCTGGCACTGAGCCAGGGGAAGGAGGTCAGGGAGTACCCTGTGTCTGTGCCCACCAGCCTGCCAGCTGACTTCCAGGACTTCCTTAACAGGTACGCCTGCCTGACAATAACCATCAACTCAGTTTGGCCAGACAGCTAGACAGCCCAGTCTCAGCCACTTCTTCCATGCCTGGACCTTCTCACTTTTTTTTGGTGGCAGTCAATTAAAACTTGTATTTTTCTGTGGTTAAATTAAAATGTGTTTTACAGATTATGACTCATTAGCACATGTGTTTTTTGGTATATCTAGCTAGATGATTTAGGAAACATGTCAGCTTTATTATTCTTGTGATAGAAACCAGGCACACTGCACATACAGGTTCAATTTGATGTATTTCACTTTCCTGTGCCTTTTGGCCTATTGTCCTCCTATCATGGACAATGTGTTAATCAGCGGTTGGTTGTCAGAGTTCGTCCTCTGTGTTTGGGTAccagtgttagtgtagtgtggaTGCAGAGTAACACAGTGTGGACCAGATGTTGATGGCCACAGTGGACCTTGCCAGGAATCCCCTACATGAATGTTAGCTCTATTGGAAGTTTCCATGCGTAATGCAACGttcactgtttgtgtgtgtgtggtaggtgtgTGTGCCTGGATGATGCTGACCGCTGGAACACCCAGCAGCTCTTGGACCACCCCTTCCTCAACCCTCCACTTCCAAAGACCCCTCTACAGTGCCAGGATGCTAGTCCAGAAGGTGACAACTTCTCTTTACAAAGTTCAGAACAGAGCCACTAGATATTTTCAGTGTTAAAGTCACACTAAGGGTTCAGAGTTCTGATTCACCATATAGAGTCCTGACTGGTGTATTTTGTCCTCTCCCAGACAATGGGGATGACTTTGCGTCGTCGGTCATCCCTCACAGTCACATCCTCAATGCTCCGTTCAGCACTGGGCTGCAGAGGCAGTTCTCACGCTACTTCAATGAGTTTGAAGAGTTACAGCTGCTGGGGAAAGGAGCTTTTGGTGCCGTTATCAAGGTAAACCATGTTTAATATAGCATAGCTGACAGTAGCTTTCATAGCCTTCCCCTGTTCTTTTAGTCCATGGTTATTGTTCACATAATGTTTGTATTCGCTTGTCTCCCCACCCATCtttatttatctttctctctgtccatacTGCTCTCTTTGTGTGCAGGTCCAGAACAAGTTGGATGGCTGTTACTATGCTGTGAAGCGTATCCAGGTGAACCCAGCCAGTAAGCAGTTCCGTAGGATCAAAGGTGAGGTGACACTGCTGTCGCGCCTCAACCATGAGAACATCGTCCGCTACTACAACGCCTGGATCGAGAGGCACGAGACCCCCTTCACGGGGGTCCTGAGCTCAGACAGCTCCGAGCCCAAGAGCACAGCAGAGAAACTGCCCCAGGTCCGAGCCCCCTCTCTGCGACTCAACGAGCTGGGCTTCAGCATTCTTGACAATGTGGAGGACAACGCCCCTCCCCCCGCCCTAGCCAGCTCGGTGGAGTGGAGCACCTCCATCGAAAGGTCCTCTAGCGCCAAGTGTAGTGGCCACGAGACCAGCGATGAGGACGACGATGATGAAGAGGATGTCTTCTGTGCCTCGTTCCTGTGAGTTCCTCTAAGGGTACATCTGATGCAGTGCCCTGTGCACTTATACTGAAATAAAATGCACTTCTTGTTATCTGTTTTGTTTGCGTCTAGCCCATCAAACAGTGACTCAGAGAGTGACATCATTTTTGACAATGGGAATGGCAGCATATCTCAGGTTAGTGTTCACATTATTGCCATAGTGTGTGTTACTAGTGTGTACGATTTCACCAATTACATTCAATGTAATCTCCATTCCTTAGGAGGAGCCAAGCAAGAGAGTGGGGGGTGACACGATAGATAGCACAGACTCGGAGAGGTCACAGCTCATAGCACATTACCTTTACATCCAGGTAAGGCTCAGTTCACTAGCACTTAACTAATACCATACTAGAGGGCACTGTTTTATGTCTGACATCTAATCCAGGGGTTCTCAAACTTTTTGGGCTGTGACACAAAATGAATCAGGGACCCCCTCATAATCAGAAcacaacttgtgtgtgtgtgtgtgtgtgtgtgtgttattattatttaaaaaatgttgctCTGACCGTGGACACCCTGACCCACTTTGAGAACCCTGATCTAACctgtgttctctcctccctccagatgGAATACTGTGAAAAAAGCACTTTGCGAGACACCATTGACCAGGGCCTCTATCAGGACAACAGTCGCCTGTGGAGGTTCTTCAGGGAGATCCTGGATGGCCTGGCTTACATCCACGAACAGGTCTGTCTGTAAAGCCCCATCTCCCCTAATCAGAGTGCACTGTAGGGTTGAGTGTCTGCTTCAGGGTGTGGAAAACAGATATCATGTTGAGATCATAGAGTTGGAGAAGAGTGGAGCGAGAGAGGGTCACATTCGGTTAAGAAGTAGGAAGTCCAGGACAGTCACTGCTTCTGATTATGTTGTTCCACTCCAAGTATCTGCTAAATCTTCAGATCCCAATGTTAAAGAAAGGTTTTGCTAGGTTCATGGTGGACATTGATATGGGATATAATTTGTTCtgtatgaagtgttttgaaatGTGTTTGATGCAAAGCGGTGTTTTAAAGGATCCTCTTCTCATTTCTTCAAACGCTCAAATCTTCTGGCATACATGTTCCTTCCTACCTCTACACCAAGAAGCCAAGCTGTCACAGCACGGCTCAGAACAACCATGATGACCCGCATGACATGCTTCTAGCCACGGTTCCAATTAGTACTAATTGATCACCTCCCCATCATCCTTCCAACAGGGGATGATTCATCGAGACCTCAAGCCTGTCAACATTTTCTTGGACTCTCAGGACCATGTGAAAATTGGAGACTTTGGGCTGGCCACAGACCATCCTGCTAATGTGGTATGCCTTAATGTCCTCAGCTTCGCTGTGTCCTGGTGATAGAGATTAATTAACTGATACCTTGAAGTTCATGTTGAGGTCTATAAGTGGAATTTTGACGCTGTATCAAGTTGATGTATTTCTTGTGTTTTCTTTTGTCTTAATGTCAGAATTGTAATGTGTTCTTGCCTTCTCTGCAAGCCCAAGTAAGTCAAGAATCAACAAATAAGTGGTTTTGACTGTACATTTAATCTCCTCATAGGCTGCAGCAGGTAAACTGGATATTGAGGAGAGTGGCTCTGTTCTGATTCTCAAATCGGACCCAACAGGTACTGAGAAGCAACCTCCTTCCACATCAAACTGTGCCAAGTGTTTCAGGCTTTGTGACTCTGTTAAGCTCATATTTTGTACCTTGTTATTTCTGAACAGGGAATATGACTGGTATGGTTGGTACTGCCTTGTATGTCAGTCCAGAGGTGCAAGGAAATACTAAAGCCACTTACAACCAGGTAAGAAATACAGTATGAATGGAACAAGCACCAAAGTCAATTCAGAAGAACAAAATAAGGAGCTATTGTCTCAGTACAGTCATTCATAAAAGATTTCAAAATAAGTCTCAAAAGAATTATACTATCTTATAATGACTTTTTAAGGCCCTTGACTCCTGGTTGGAGCACAGACTAATGTCCTCTGTCATTTTAGGCAGTTCAAGGTTTTCCCAACGGTGTTACTGTATGGACTGTATGAACCTGATGTGAAAGGGGAGAGGGTTCAACCCACGATGTGTTTTTATCCTCAGAAAGTGGATCTGTTTAGCTTGGGGATCATCCTGTTTGAGATGTCCTACCGGCCCATGACCACCGGATCGGAACGCATCTCAGTCCTGAGCCAGCTGCGCATGGTGAGTCTGTCCAGCAAAGGGAACACAGGGGGGGCTCAATCATCTTTCATCACCGTCACTCTGTCATTCCACTCTGCAGGAGGCCATCCACTTCCCTGAAGACTTCCCTGAGTGTAAAAGTGGAATGCAGGTGACTAAGGACATATTCTATTCATGTTACACAAGTTATACTCTCAGCTCTGTGAATTTTTGTGAAGCTATGTATAAAGTAGACGTAGTTCACATAGTCTGACGATGGGAAGTTTAATGAAACCAAACTGAGTGACGTTACACGGTATGGGCCGATTGACTGATCCTTAGCCCTGTGTCTATCTCAGAGGAAGGTGATTGGCTGGCTGTTGAACCATGACCCGGCCCTGCGTCCCACGGCCCAGGAGCTCCTGAAGAGTGATCTGCTGCCCCCGCCCCAGATGGAGGAGTCGGAGCTCCACGAGGTCCTGCAGCACACCATGGCTAACGTCAATGGCAAGGCCTACCGCACCATGGTCAACCAGCTGTTCTCCCAGAACACCTCCCCCGTCATGGACTACACCTACGATATCGACCTCCACAAGGTACTAGGCAACTGCTCTGGCCAACACACCGACACATTGGACCAGACCCCTCAAACCTGACCTagccacacaaacacaacacaaagcCAACCAGACGTTAAAGCTTGGGTACGATTATTCTTTCTGCCGTTTCATAGCGTCTCAAACCACTGTTTGTGACAGACAAGTATTGGAGAATTTGTCTTGAATACTCAGAACAGAATGGTCCAAAGTGGGAAGAGCTACCCATCTCCTCCTGTAGGTGTCACTGTAGACACAGTAATGATGCTGGTCCTGTGTTCCGTTGCAGTTCTCCCGTCATCTGTTCCACATAATGCTGGGATTGTTTAAGCTTTAATCGATGCCTTTTTATTCATAACAGACTgcgtttgttttgttttgctgcAGGGTAGTTTTAATTTCAACAGTGCTAAATTGCAACAGTATGTGTACGAAACAATTACCAGGATCTTCAAGAAACACGGTGAGTCCGGACTTTTTTGTCCCATTTTAAGAGCTGAAGTCATGTTTACTCTCTTGTGCAAACGACTTGACCCATTCCACTGTAACTCGCTGTTATAAAGACCTCACTGGGGGCCTTGACTTAAACATCTGCTCCCATATATACTGTTGTCTCTAGTGACTATAATTCTAGGCAGATGTTTGGTTATATATACATGTTATAGACCTTTATACAGCTGCGATTCTTTATTTGAGTTGTTTATTcagtttatatattttatatattatctGCTTCGTCCaggtcaaatatatatatatatatatatattatgcaaAGTAGATACTGTACATGGCTAGCGGGCACACTGGTTGAATTTGAACTTCCATATTGTGTTTGAGGTTCTATTTTTATGTACATGAAAGTTATTAACATACATTAAACATGGTGTTTCTGTGGCTGTCTGTCCAGGGGCTGTGCGTCTCCAGACCCCCCTGCTGCTCCCCAGGAATAGGAAGTTGTATGAGGGCAGTGAGCTGGCCTGCTTCATGGACCACAGTGGTATGCTGGTCACCCTGCCCTACGACCTCAGGGTGAGCATCAAGAAGTAGGAAGTACTACACTGTGATCGTGGCACGCAATCAGAGTGGACTAGAGCCAGGATAACCTCAGGACGACCCTGGAACATCCTAGGGACTAACTGTCTGTTTCCACATAGGGATTTATTGTAGTCTTGCATGCACTGTTTATTGAGTCTCTCTTTTGTCTCCATTCCAGATGGCATTCGCAAGATTTGTGGCCAGAAATAATATTACCCATTTCAAGAGGTAAACCTCATAGGAGTCAATCACTGAATTCTTGAGTCTATGCATGTTCAGTCTTTGCATGTCATCCGAGCATGTGTATATATCCAGCATAATgtaactgggtgtgtgtgtgcgcaggtgGAGCATCGAGCGTGTGTTCCGGCCCAGGAAGCCAGACAGGGCTCACCCCAGGGAGCTGCTGGAGTGTTCCTTTGATGTCATTGTCCCTGTCACcaacagcctgctgcctgacgCTGAGACCATCTTCACCATCTCAGAGATTATCCAGGAGTTCAGTGTCCTGCAGGTACGAGTACTGGACCACTTCCTGTCTGGCTCACTCCTTTTACTGTGGTACTACCCCTGTCACAGTCTAGTTCAGGTCACAGGCCTGTTCACTCCCTGGACACTACACAGGGATTTTTCTGCCATTGAAATTCTTGGGCGGGAAAAACACTTTAGGTGTAAACGTAAACgactaaaaccagatataaagAATGTAGAAAAGATAAATTACCTATGTATTTTTTAAGAATATAATCTTTGAAAACTAACAATCACCTAAATATaatctagacagtcagggagaattgaaaatttaaaaaaatgatttatCGGTATAGTTAGAACACAGCATTAGCCATTGCAAAATgcttagaattgcaggaaattagctttaaaactttAAAATCTTTTCTCAGCTCCATGGCAGAATATGTAAAATCACACTAAATTtgttttaaaactgcaacatttcttCTCTGTTGCATGGAAaattgtgtagaattgcaggaaattggctTATAAAAGCAAAAATGTCTCTACAACGTCAAGATGGGGGCCTCTAAAATGTTCTCTAAAATTCATCCAGGCCGACCGCAACCCCTGCCACGCTCACCACCTAAGCTCaattttgatccagaaaaaacccTGGTACAGTAGGCCCAGTTCACTCAGCATGAGCCCAGTCCCCCCCAGCCCTGTTACAGCCAGAGGACCCCCGTGGCTCCAGGCCCACTCTAAAGGGGCCCTCTCCCTGATTGCACAATTTACTGTATATTCCCCCTCTCTGTGTGAGAAAGCTGTTAAGAATGTGTGAGTCACTGAATGAGAGAGCAGTAGCCAGCCTCTGTGGCCATTTCACTGAGCAGTCCTCGTGCATTAGTGGTTTAGGGATGAGAAGTCCTCctacagtagtggtttagagATGAGAAGTCCTACAGTAGTGGTTTAGGGATGAGCAGTCCTACAGTAATGGTTTAGGGATGAGAAGTCCTCCTACAGTAGTGGTTTAGGGATGAGCAGTCCTCCTACAGTAGTGGTTTAGGGATGAGCAGTCTTCCTGCAGTACTGGTTTAGGGATGAGCAGTCCTCCTACAGTAGTGGTTTAGGGATGAGAAGTCCTCCTACAGTAGTGGTTTAGGGATGAGAAGTCCTACAGTAGTGGTTTAGGGATGAACGGTCCtcctacagtagtggtttatggATGAGGATTGTATTTGTGCTCAGgtttattggttgtgtggtgtggtgtaatggtgtattgtgtgtggtgtgttaggaGAGGAACTACCACATCTACCTGAACCACACCAGTCTGCTGAAGGCCATCCTGCTACACAGCGGAGTCCCAGAGGACAAGCTGAGCCACGCCTCCAGTATCCTTTGTGAAGCCATGGTTAGTACTCCGCCCACCGCACTCGTGCGAATTAAACATACACCATGCATGCGTAGATTGTGTGGTAGAAGTTTTGTCCGTAACATATTTGTTCTACCAGTGGAACTATAAAATGGTATTCTGTCTCTGTTCATAGAGTGAAAAGCTGACCAGGCGAGAGGTGGAGGCCAAGTTCTGTAACCTCTCTCTGTCCAACTACAGTGTAAGTATCTACTGTTGCATGACATGTCTGGTGAAATCATCAGTGTCCACTGTGACTCTGCTCAGAGGGAAGATACTGGTCAGCTTTTCTTGAACTTTGCCTTGCTCTCAGCTACATATACTGTATTTTCTCTCTGTTCAGATCTGTGTCTGATGTTGTCTGTCTTTCCCTGCCAGTTGCAGACGCTGTATAAATACATAGAGCAAAAGGGAGACCTTCGGGACCTGGTCCCCCTcatcacctctctgaccaaaCAAAAGACTGCCGTAACCCAGCTGGCCAAGCAGGGCCTCCGAGACCTGGAGGAGCTCACTGGTCTGCTCAGGAGACTGGGCGTCAAGCTGCAGGTACTGCTactccccctcaccctccatcTTGATTGGTACCACAGGTGTATGAAGTGCATGGAGAGAATGGTATTGAAATGTGTTTTGctgttgagtgagtgagtgagtgattgatCGATTGATTCTCTCTCGTGTGCGTGTGTCTTTTAGGTAGTGGTCAATCTGGGTCTGGTATATAAAGTGCAGCACCATTGTGGGGTCATCTTCCAGTTTGTGGCCTTCATCAAGAAACGAAGACGCACAGTGCCAGACATCGTGGCTGCAGGAGGGAGATACGACCACCTGGTAATGCCCCCACCCTACCCATGCCGCCAACAGATTATGTCCCAAGTTAGGTCCTTGGAAGTGTTGAACTATCAGGGTTTCTGGTTGTCTTCCTGTAGATCCTTGAGTTCCGTGGTCCAGCGTCCTCTGCTCCTGTCCCCTCGGCAGTAGGGGCCAGTGTGGCTCTGGACAAGGTCTGTGCTGCCCTGGCCAACATGGAGGAGCCGGTGAGAACACTTCATCAGTGATAATGACCCACAGACACAGAAGGTCATATTTGATGATGGCTTATTACTTTCAGCCTCCGTTAAAGTTATCTGTTATTATCCTGCCTCTAAAATGTAGCTGTTTTGGGAAAGGCTCTACTGTATATTTCTATACTGTAGAATGACATTTGATGGGTTTACCCCCGAACCCTCTGTAATCAAATCAACTGAATTTGTGtggagctctgtgtgtgtgtttaaacctAACTCCCTGCCTCCTAGCCCTCTATCAGTTCGTGTGATGTGCTGGTGGTGCCTGTAGGCCACACCTCCATGGGCAGGGCCATCAACGTGATCCAGAAGCTGTGGACAGCAGGGGTCTCTGCTGACATTGTCTATGATGTGTCACAGGTAAGTGATGAGCAGCCTGTAGCACCTTCTGCTGTGACAATATCTAACCAACAGGGGGCAACACCTCTATTCTCTTCTACCCAACATGGACAGGGGGTCCAAACTGCCCAAGTTATTTACCTTGACAGTGTCTGGGCCTATAAACACTCAGGGGAATGGGATCCATTTTGAGGTTACTTGTTTAAGCCTGTTAGTGTAGCACGTTTAAGAAATACGATGAAATACATCTCTGTTACTGTATAGAGTTTTCTACGCAGTTTTTATTTTCAGTTTGTAGTTGAAGCCTGTTGACCAACTTTATCCTGAGAAGAGTTTCAATGTGTTCCAGTGTACTGGTTGTCATCCTGTTGCATGTGGGTGGTGTAGTGTGACTGCTGTTCTGGTGCCATGCCTCGTCCCATTGTTCATGTGACAGCCTGATCTCAGGCCAGGAGCTGTATGTCGCTactgctgtgtgtctctctctgcctggcccCCATAACCTTGCGTTAGCGTGCAGCtgacagctctcctctctctcttacgttGAAACTTCCCCTCTTGTTCTCTTCTTTTTTCCTCTGTTTACCTCACCCTTTTCTCCCTTGTCCTCTCCATCATTCCTTCCACCCACTCCAgtgtcccccctctcttctctactTTTCATTTGATctcttctgtttctgtctctgtgactCTCTGTAACGTCACTGATTGCCCAACTCCACCCCCCTGAGCCCCAAGCAGCAATTAAAAGCTTTGCTTTGTCTTGAGCTCACGCTGCTTTGCTGGAGAGGAACAACATGTCACTCCAAGTTGTTAGGGATGCCTGCCTTATGGACCAGCCAGCCAGCTGGGGGGAGGGTGAGGGGGTAGTGTGAGAGATAACATCCAGTGTTCAGAGTTTATTAAGTGCTGAGATGCTCCCCTCCTAACACCTTTCACATGCTCTGCTTTTACTGGACAAATCTCCAGTAAATGATCGTTTATGGTCCGGAGATGGTTCCTTTCTTTTAGTTTTTCTAGCCAAATATGGTGAACCCTGAGGTCAGCTGGGAGGCATATGGCCGAAAGCTGGTCTACCCTCAGGCATCCACAGTGGCAGAGCTATAGCCTCGGCGGTCTCAGTGAGAGAGCTGCAGTGAGGAAGCTGGTGGGGAGAGAGACcgctggagagcagagcagagagatgatatacagtacagggatTGTTCCTCAGCAGAGTCCGtctgctgctctgttctgacTCAGCATTGCCTGCCAGTtgaaacctgtctgtctgtatttgatTAGGATAAATCAGCTCTGCTGCTCACACACAGCCACGGGTGAGTGCACTACCCGGACAggaccaggtgtgtgcaatgggCAGAGTTGCTCTCCGTTCCAAGCTAAACTTGGTTCTCCGCCACTCTGGAGGAATTTATGAGGCACAAGTGAAGCGTTCCCCCAGCACGCATTTAATTTTCCAGGCTTTATGCTGCCGTGGCCCAGTGGTATCACTGccacccctgctctctctctctctctcgcaccacATCACTTGCTCTGATCTCAGTGTTAAATGGGGGCGTTTTCTGATTCTATTATTACATTCCTGCCATGTTGTCCAACACGTACAGCGCACACTCTCCGTTTGCTAACCCCACTGTCATATTACAGGAGAAACATGGAGCTGAAGGAGAGCTTATCCTCAAACAAATTCACTGTATAGTGTTGAAGGGGTCGACTTGCTCACTGTAACCACTGAACTCTAGCTCACTGTTACCACAACCCCTATAGctgggatcatcaactagattcagctgaaAGCCAATTTTCTTTCTTGAGGGTATGGTTGgggggctggaacataattacaaatcatttgtagactgcaaattgacagcAAGAAGCCCAAATAGATGTAATATTTGATtaaaacataatcattttaaACCATGATTCCATTCGTAGACGATCTATCTATAATGTGTGGAAATACTTgtccagtggggggggggggcctgcTCTATTGTAAGTACATGCAGGTTACTATTCACCAAAACCATACAGTTGGTCAATCCACATATAGTAGTGGTAACTGTAAATGTTCATCTGGGTCTAGAAATAGGTTACTTAGCTATTACAAAGTAGTGTTTTCTTCCCCCCCTGGAtctgactgtgttgtgttcagtcgCAGGAGACTCTGCTGGAGCACTGCAGACAGGCTGGCATCACCTGCATGGCCCTGGTCTCAGACAAGGAGGGGAACTACATCAaggtaataata
Coding sequences within:
- the eif2ak4 gene encoding eIF-2-alpha kinase GCN2 encodes the protein MSCHQTSAAGSGTDDYSVQQENELEALASIFGDDFQDLRNNRPWKIKRPPEVYLYLRPNGLSNGKESYVTVDLQVKIPPTYPDVPPELDLKNAKGLSNDNLQNLQTELTRLAAERCGEVMIYELADHVQGFLSEHNKRPSSSFHEEMLKNQRLQQERLALEEQKRLDQRRRQEEQTKFEILAEIQRREEEKREEKKRKEMAKQERFESLDQPAVESCSVLGSSPCSPGPPSELIESRKGANHRRRTNSNTRHRRDTYSEDSQRSQEVLHFSNSTLGDIIVHRGKCLGESERLGRNVYNAFDATNGEFAVVYEWILRWNKKIGKFFTSEENGKIDNCKKQIHGAESELNSLLKLEHPNLVHYQALSSSERDDCLVVDLLVEYVGVSSSLSQSLASQTAIPLERLRLLTTQLLAALDYLHSNSVVHKQLGASSVLLDYQGNVRLTDYSLSKRLSDICNEDIFVQARVHFCEDTLPTKAGKKGDVWSMGLMLLALSQGKEVREYPVSVPTSLPADFQDFLNRCVCLDDADRWNTQQLLDHPFLNPPLPKTPLQCQDASPEDNGDDFASSVIPHSHILNAPFSTGLQRQFSRYFNEFEELQLLGKGAFGAVIKVQNKLDGCYYAVKRIQVNPASKQFRRIKGEVTLLSRLNHENIVRYYNAWIERHETPFTGVLSSDSSEPKSTAEKLPQVRAPSLRLNELGFSILDNVEDNAPPPALASSVEWSTSIERSSSAKCSGHETSDEDDDDEEDVFCASFLPSNSDSESDIIFDNGNGSISQEEPSKRVGGDTIDSTDSERSQLIAHYLYIQMEYCEKSTLRDTIDQGLYQDNSRLWRFFREILDGLAYIHEQGMIHRDLKPVNIFLDSQDHVKIGDFGLATDHPANVAAAGKLDIEESGSVLILKSDPTGNMTGMVGTALYVSPEVQGNTKATYNQKVDLFSLGIILFEMSYRPMTTGSERISVLSQLRMEAIHFPEDFPECKSGMQRKVIGWLLNHDPALRPTAQELLKSDLLPPPQMEESELHEVLQHTMANVNGKAYRTMVNQLFSQNTSPVMDYTYDIDLHKGSFNFNSAKLQQYVYETITRIFKKHGAVRLQTPLLLPRNRKLYEGSELACFMDHSGMLVTLPYDLRMAFARFVARNNITHFKRWSIERVFRPRKPDRAHPRELLECSFDVIVPVTNSLLPDAETIFTISEIIQEFSVLQERNYHIYLNHTSLLKAILLHSGVPEDKLSHASSILCEAMSEKLTRREVEAKFCNLSLSNYSLQTLYKYIEQKGDLRDLVPLITSLTKQKTAVTQLAKQGLRDLEELTGLLRRLGVKLQVVVNLGLVYKVQHHCGVIFQFVAFIKKRRRTVPDIVAAGGRYDHLILEFRGPASSAPVPSAVGASVALDKVCAALANMEEPPSISSCDVLVVPVGHTSMGRAINVIQKLWTAGVSADIVYDVSQSQETLLEHCRQAGITCMALVSDKEGNYIKVKSFEKERQSEKRIPESDLVDHIVQKCRTKFYEERNVREISETVSLQNSKGSLVSTSGSSEQHGSSASSNMNVNLLTPEKVSSSTRRRYETQIQTRLQNLGSNLQSKSNDIEVLAVDLPKETLINFLSLEFDGEESFNISVKHLLSRLPKQRYLKSICEEIHRFKVMKRVAVVVLYSYKDDYYKILL